One segment of Pyricularia oryzae 70-15 chromosome 3, whole genome shotgun sequence DNA contains the following:
- a CDS encoding vacuolar protein sorting-associated protein 35, whose amino-acid sequence MASVPAPPEDQARLLEDALIAVRQQTQMMRKCLDTPGKLMDALKCCSTLVSELRTSSLGPKQYYELYMSVFDALRYLSVHLRENHQVNHLADLYELVQYAGNIIPRLYLMITVGTAYMAIDAAPVKELMKDMMDMSRGVQHPIRGLFLRYYLSGQARDFLPQGEGDGPEGNLQDSINFVLTNFVEMNKLWVRLQHQGHSREREQRTQERKELQLLVGSNLVRLSQLVDLEAYKTAILAPLLEQVVQCRDVLAQEYLLEVITQVFPDEYHLHTLDQFLAAVSRLNPHVNVKAIVIGLMDRLSDYAERESQNEPEEDRETMEADAIAELLEKVKIARENAESSGPPPPPPPEEHKRLEMEDENIARTEADVDSTAETLGQDGQSIADSEATAVNGQDGEGNGEQQEPVKKHRGIPENVKLYEIFFGQVKNLVQAQHLPIQDTIALLVSLVNLALNIYPGRLDYVDQVLEYATTKVREHANSPDLHSPPAQQSLLALLQAPLKRYVSMFTALALPTYVPLYQAQTYPTRRAVAGEVARTLLRDRIQICTVEQLENVLEILKVLIKEGSHPPQGYPGVAPARQRVMETDETLEEQGWLARIVHLLDSENNDTQFKLLQMTRKAYGDGNDRIRTTTPPLITAGMKLARRFKAREHYDDNWSSQSSALFKFLHSAISTLYARVNGAGAAELSLRLFCACGQTADAAGFEEVAYEFFAQAFTVYEEAVSDSKAQFQAVCVVASALHQTRNFGKENYDTLITKCAQHSSKLLRKPDQCRAVYLASHLWWATPIAANGEDENTELYRDGKRVLECLQRALRVADSCMETATSIELFVEILDRYVYYFDQRNESVTTKYLNGLIELIHSNFAGNQQDSASVEACRKHFQHTLDLIRSKEYEGIVLDPK is encoded by the exons ATGGCGTCGGTCCCAGCTCCGCCCGAGGACCAGGCTCGCCTGCTCGAGGATGCCTTGATAGCTGTGCGCCAGCAGACGCAAATGATGCGCAAATGTCTAGACACTCCAGGGAAGCTAATGGATGCGCTCAAATGCTG CTCGACCCTCGTATCGGAGCTTCGGACAAGCAGCCTAGGTCCCAAGCAATACTACGAACTGTACATGTCCGTCTTCGATGCGCTGCGCTACCTCTCCGTCCACCTCCGTGAGAACCACCAAGTCAACCATCTTGCCGACCTCTACGAGCTAGTCCAGTATGCAGGCAACATCATCCCGCGGCTGTATCTAATGATTACTGTGGGCACCGCATACATGGCCATTGATGCGGCCCCCGTCAAGGAGCTCATGAAGGACATGATGGACATGAGCCGCGGCGTCCAACATCCGATCCGCGGCCTGTTCCTGAGGTACTATTTGTCTGGCCAGGCAAGGGATTTTCTGCCACAAGGCGAGGGCGACGGTCCCGAGGGCAACCTGCAGGATTCGATCAACTTTGTCCTGACCAACTTTGTCGAGATGAACAAGCTGTGGGTACGGTTGCAACATCAAGGCCACTCGAGGGAGCGCGAGCAGAGGACGCAAGAACGAAAGGAGTTGCAACTGCTTGTCGGCTCAAACCTGGTGCGCCTTAGCCAATTGGTCGATCTGGAGGCCTACAAGACTGCTATCCTGGCACCCCTGTTGGAGCAGGTTGTGCAATGCCGTGACGTGCTGGCGCAAGAATACCTGCTAGAGGTCATTACCCAGGTCTTCCCCGACGAATACCACCTACACACACTTGACCAGTTCCTCGCCGCGGTCTCGAGACTAAACCCACACGTCAACGTCAAAGCTATCGTTATAGGCTTGATGGATAGGTTGTCCGATTATGCCGAGCGTGAGTCCCAGAACGAGCCCGAGGAGGACCGGGAAACAATGGAGGCAGACGCAATAGCAGAGCTGCTGGAGAAGGTCAAGATCGCCAGAGAGAACGCAGAGTCATCAGGCCCGCCACCCCCTCCGCCGCCTGAAGAGCATAAACGACTAGAAATGGAGGATGAGAACATTGCCCGGACTGAGGCGGATGTTGATTCAACCGCCGAAACGCTTGGACAGGATGGGCAATCCATAGCTGACAGTGAAGCCACCGCCGTCAACGGGCAGGATGGAGAGGGCAATGGCGAGCAACAGGAGCCAGTAAAGAAACACAGGGGAATACCCGAAAATGTAAAGCTCTACGAGATATTCTTTGGCCAGGTCAAGAACCTCGTACAGGCTCAACACCTCCCCATTCAGGACACAATCGCATTGCTAGTGTCACTAGTCAACCTTGCGCTCAACATCTATCCCGGACGTCTGGACTACGTGGACCAGGTCTTGGAGTACGCCACCACCAAAGTCAGGGAACATGCCAACAGCCCTGATTTGCACTCGCCTCCCGCACAACAAAGCCTCCTGGCTCTACTCCAGGCACCTCTGAAGAGATATGTGTCCATGTTCACTGCTTTGGCTTTACCGACATATGTTCCTTTATATCAAGCACAGACGTACCCCACGCGACGAGCAGTAGCTGGCGAGGTGGCTAGAACCCTGCTTCGCGATCGCATACAGATTTGTACAGTCGAGCAGCTCGAAAACGTGCTGGAGATTCTCAAGGTGTTGATAAAAGAGGGATCACACCCACCACAAGGATACCCAGGTGTGGCGCCGGCCCGGCAACGCGTCATGGAGACGGATGAGACGCTTGAGGAGCAGGGCTGGCTTGCCCGCATCGTGCACTTGCTGGATTCCGAAAACAACGACACGCAGTTCAAGCTCTTGCAGATGACACGCAAGGCGTATGGCGACGGCAATGACCGCATTCGCACAACAACACCGCCGCTGATAACGGCAGGTATGAAGTTGGCCCGTCGCTTCAAGGCACGGGAACACTATGACGATAACTGGTCCTCGCAATCTTCGGCCCTGTTCAAGTTCTTGCACTCTGCGATTTCGACGTTGTACGCACGCGTCAACGGTGCCGGAGCAGCTGAACTCTCTCTACGTCTTTTCTGCGCCTGTGGCCAAACAGCCGACGCAGCCGGATTTGAAGAGGTGGCATACGAATTCTTTGCACAGGCTTTCACTGTTTACGAGGAAGCCGTATCGGATTCGAAAGCCCAGTTCCAGGCAGTCTGCGTGGTGGCCAGCGCCCTGCACCAGACGCGCAATTTTGGCAAGGAGAACTATGATACTCTGATCACAAAGTGCGCGCAGCACTCGAGCAAACTGCTTCGCAAGCCCGACCAATGTCGAGCCGTATACCTGGCTAGTCACCTGTGGTGGGCCACACCGATTGCAGCCAATGGGGAGGATGAGAACACCGAG TTGTACCGTGATGGCAAGCGCGTGCTCGAATGTCTGCAGCGGGCTCTCCGGGTGGCAGACTCGTGCATGGAGACTGCAACATCAATTGAGCTGTTTGTCGAAATCCTAGACAGATATGTTTATTATTTTGACCAACGCAACGAGTCG GTCACAACCAAATACCTCAACGGCCTTATTGAGCTTATCCACTCAAATTTCGCCGGCAACCAACAAGACTCTGCATCTGTCGAAGCTTGCAGGAAACACTTCCAACACACCCTGGACCTTATCCGAAGCAAAGAGTACGAGGGAATTGTGTTGGATCCCAAGTGA